From a region of the Thermocrinis sp. genome:
- a CDS encoding archease: MSFYEIIEDVTADTGIRVRTKTLEELFCKAILATFNEITDIENVKPSKRVELEVRGELPYLLADTINQALVLHEKEKFVVSKCESVKLGEDWVKVVLLGGEYDPKIHPSKLVIKAATYHRLRLEKVGEEFVAEVIFDI; encoded by the coding sequence ATGAGCTTTTACGAGATTATAGAAGATGTAACTGCAGATACGGGTATAAGGGTTAGGACAAAGACTTTAGAGGAGCTCTTTTGTAAAGCCATACTTGCCACCTTTAACGAGATAACAGATATAGAAAACGTTAAACCTTCAAAAAGGGTAGAATTAGAAGTGAGAGGAGAGCTACCTTACCTTTTAGCGGATACCATAAACCAGGCTTTGGTTCTGCACGAGAAAGAAAAGTTCGTGGTAAGCAAGTGTGAGTCAGTAAAGTTAGGGGAAGATTGGGTTAAAGTGGTGCTCTTGGGTGGAGAGTATGATCCAAAGATCCATCCGTCCAAGCTGGTAATAAAGGCAGCTACATACCATAGGTTAAGATTGGAAAAAGTAGGAGAGGAGTTTGTAGCAGAGGTGATATTTGACATATGA